In Lotus japonicus ecotype B-129 chromosome 5, LjGifu_v1.2, one genomic interval encodes:
- the LOC130717158 gene encoding protein PHR1-LIKE 1-like isoform X2 gives MSSSFPVFRSSSAQAASINSNVRGAGHMFSAPAEFPDDIPFSAVSELHSSSAFVAHPGDVSWGPDPFQDILQFSDDVSIQNDLMEYSAPYVSGDNAKAADIGEWVEQLMSADEPPHPTWNQILGDDNVTEPSSKEAQVSQQQHVPSREANDLPNSASNAPQTKPRMRWTPELHEAFVEAVNQLGGSEKATPKGVLNLMKVEGLTIYHVKSHLQKYRTARYKPESSEGTPEHKLTSIEEMKSLDLKTSKGITEALRLQMELQKRLHEQLEDQRKLQIQIENQGKRLQMMFEKQIKSDEPSASLSKAVLPSPADNLETSNEGHEKAGISSSTPENLPEESSQDRGDAKVTDEHELVDDQFSTPPTKRVKTL, from the exons ATGTCTTCGTCTTTTCCTGTCTTTCGGTCTTCCTCGGCGCAGGCTGCGTCGATCAATTCCAACGTCAGGGGTGCTGGGCACATGTTTTCAGCCCCGGCTGAGTTCCCTGATGACATCCCTTTTTCGGCGGTTTCAGAATTACATTCGTCTTCAGCATTCGTTGCTCACCCTGGTGATGTTTCATGGGGACCGGATCCGTTTCAGGATATTCTTCAGTTTTCTGATGATGTTTCCATCCAGAATGATCTCATGGAATATAGTGCTCCCTACGTGTCCGGTGACAATGCGAAAGCAGCTGATATCGGGGAGTGGGTTGAACAGTTGATGTCAGCTGATGAGCCTCCTCATCCAACTTGGAATCAAATTCTCGGCGATGATAACGTAACAGAACCAAGTTCAAAG GAGGCCCAGGTTTCACAGCAACAGCATGTGCCATCTAGAGAAGCAAATGATCTTCCTAATTCTGCGTCGAATGCACCACAAACTAAGCCTCGAATGCGTTGGACCCCAGAACTGCACGAGGCCTTTGTGGAAGCAGTCAATCAGCTTGGGGGCAGTGAGA AGGCTACTCCAAAGGGTGTCTTGAACCTGATGAAAGTTGAGGGCCTTACCATCTATCATGTGAAAAGCCACTTACAA AAGTATAGAACTGCTAGGTACAAACCTGAGTCATCAGAAG GAACTCCTGAACACAAGTTGACTTCAATAGAAGAAATGAAGTCTCTTGACTTAAAAAC GAGTAAGGGTATTACTGAAGCACTGCGGCTGCAGATGGAACTACAGAAGCGGCTTCATGAACAACTAGAG GATCAAAGAAAATTGCAGATTCAAATTGAAAACCAAGGGAAGCGTCTTCAGATGATGTTTGAGAAACAGATCAAATCGGATGAGCCTTCTGCTTCACTATCAAAGGCAGTGTTACCTTCTCCAGCTGACAATTTAGAAACCTCAAATGAGGGTCATGAAAAAGCTGGAATCAGCAGTAGCACACCGGAAAACTTACCCGAAGAAAGTTCCCAAGATAGAGGTGATGCTAAAGTTACTGATGAACATGAGCTGGTAGATGACCAATTTTCTACACCACCAACAAAACGGGTAAAGACTCTGTAG
- the LOC130717158 gene encoding protein PHR1-LIKE 1-like isoform X1, protein MSSSFPVFRSSSAQAASINSNVRGAGHMFSAPAEFPDDIPFSAVSELHSSSAFVAHPGDVSWGPDPFQDILQFSDDVSIQNDLMEYSAPYVSGDNAKAADIGEWVEQLMSADEPPHPTWNQILGDDNVTEPSSKEAQVSQQQHVPSREANDLPNSASNAPQTKPRMRWTPELHEAFVEAVNQLGGSEKATPKGVLNLMKVEGLTIYHVKSHLQKYRTARYKPESSEDTGTPEHKLTSIEEMKSLDLKTSKGITEALRLQMELQKRLHEQLEDQRKLQIQIENQGKRLQMMFEKQIKSDEPSASLSKAVLPSPADNLETSNEGHEKAGISSSTPENLPEESSQDRGDAKVTDEHELVDDQFSTPPTKRVKTL, encoded by the exons ATGTCTTCGTCTTTTCCTGTCTTTCGGTCTTCCTCGGCGCAGGCTGCGTCGATCAATTCCAACGTCAGGGGTGCTGGGCACATGTTTTCAGCCCCGGCTGAGTTCCCTGATGACATCCCTTTTTCGGCGGTTTCAGAATTACATTCGTCTTCAGCATTCGTTGCTCACCCTGGTGATGTTTCATGGGGACCGGATCCGTTTCAGGATATTCTTCAGTTTTCTGATGATGTTTCCATCCAGAATGATCTCATGGAATATAGTGCTCCCTACGTGTCCGGTGACAATGCGAAAGCAGCTGATATCGGGGAGTGGGTTGAACAGTTGATGTCAGCTGATGAGCCTCCTCATCCAACTTGGAATCAAATTCTCGGCGATGATAACGTAACAGAACCAAGTTCAAAG GAGGCCCAGGTTTCACAGCAACAGCATGTGCCATCTAGAGAAGCAAATGATCTTCCTAATTCTGCGTCGAATGCACCACAAACTAAGCCTCGAATGCGTTGGACCCCAGAACTGCACGAGGCCTTTGTGGAAGCAGTCAATCAGCTTGGGGGCAGTGAGA AGGCTACTCCAAAGGGTGTCTTGAACCTGATGAAAGTTGAGGGCCTTACCATCTATCATGTGAAAAGCCACTTACAA AAGTATAGAACTGCTAGGTACAAACCTGAGTCATCAGAAG ATACAGGAACTCCTGAACACAAGTTGACTTCAATAGAAGAAATGAAGTCTCTTGACTTAAAAAC GAGTAAGGGTATTACTGAAGCACTGCGGCTGCAGATGGAACTACAGAAGCGGCTTCATGAACAACTAGAG GATCAAAGAAAATTGCAGATTCAAATTGAAAACCAAGGGAAGCGTCTTCAGATGATGTTTGAGAAACAGATCAAATCGGATGAGCCTTCTGCTTCACTATCAAAGGCAGTGTTACCTTCTCCAGCTGACAATTTAGAAACCTCAAATGAGGGTCATGAAAAAGCTGGAATCAGCAGTAGCACACCGGAAAACTTACCCGAAGAAAGTTCCCAAGATAGAGGTGATGCTAAAGTTACTGATGAACATGAGCTGGTAGATGACCAATTTTCTACACCACCAACAAAACGGGTAAAGACTCTGTAG